From the genome of Methylomonas sp. UP202, one region includes:
- a CDS encoding tetratricopeptide repeat protein encodes MTTKTTFLKTLGIAVLTTGLLACNGAEERKAKYMDEGKQLLQAGDFEKAQLAFKNVLQIDPKDWESRYQMAEALSKQGKIENAFKEYSTVVANSENHVMARVRVGQLLLLNRAVDEAEKMAGEALAKQPDNVEALVLLAGVQAAKNNDDTAIATIERALKQSPDDVSATLMMASIQTKLNQVDKAIGLLKQASEKKADSVPLRSMLAGLYAKSGQLGEAETLLASLIKLEPQQLQHYRTLALFQVSTQQLDKAEATLRDAVQQLPDNDTAKSYLVDFLLEKRSPEVATAELLPMIEKKPDAYDLRFKLANIQLGLKQVDKAEATLKEVVELDKLGASGISARNKLAALYSMTKRVDEAKVLNKEVLDNNPRDAEALTLRGQFALNDNKMPEAISDFRSVLVDQPNNIAVLKLLAAAHLRNNEDELARENMEKVVAAAPADEVARMDLAGLFMKAGRQDQAKQQLEALIKANPKSLKGLEALFKFELSQKHWDKAQDVATQVQQLSDKDATGFYMSGLGYQAENKLDASVEAFQKALDRKPDAIEPLTEMVKSLLVLKQPEKAVAKLQQVIKQQPDHFVAYNLLGGVYLNQQKFADAKAIYQKALTIKPEWYSPYRNLALIELAQKNQPEAEAIYRKGIEKTNGALELVDDLARLIHRSGNHEKVLALYEESYKAHPDSAVAVNNLASYISDFAATPENLQRAEKMAEPLAKANNANLLDTVGWIAYKQGKFDRAKELLLQVVEKAPNAAISRYHLGMVYFKLNDTVNAKEQLQKAVDGKVEFDGLAEAKETLAKL; translated from the coding sequence ATGACGACAAAAACAACCTTTTTAAAGACTCTGGGCATTGCGGTGCTGACCACGGGCTTGCTAGCCTGTAACGGCGCCGAAGAGCGTAAAGCCAAATACATGGACGAAGGTAAGCAGTTGCTGCAGGCCGGCGATTTCGAGAAAGCCCAGCTTGCTTTCAAAAATGTGTTGCAAATCGATCCCAAGGATTGGGAAAGCCGTTATCAAATGGCCGAGGCTCTGAGCAAGCAAGGGAAAATTGAAAACGCTTTCAAGGAATATAGTACCGTTGTCGCCAATAGTGAAAATCATGTAATGGCGCGTGTTAGGGTTGGCCAGCTGTTATTGTTGAATCGGGCGGTGGACGAAGCTGAAAAAATGGCCGGCGAAGCCCTGGCGAAGCAACCGGACAATGTCGAGGCCTTGGTGTTGTTGGCGGGCGTTCAGGCGGCGAAAAACAATGACGACACCGCGATTGCCACGATCGAGCGCGCCTTGAAACAGAGCCCGGACGACGTGTCGGCCACACTGATGATGGCCTCGATTCAAACCAAATTGAATCAAGTCGATAAAGCCATTGGTTTGCTCAAGCAAGCCAGTGAAAAGAAGGCCGACAGCGTGCCGTTGCGCAGCATGTTGGCCGGCCTTTACGCCAAATCCGGCCAACTCGGCGAAGCCGAGACCTTGCTGGCTTCATTGATCAAACTTGAGCCGCAACAACTGCAGCATTACCGAACCTTGGCTTTGTTCCAAGTCAGTACTCAGCAACTGGATAAAGCCGAGGCGACATTGCGCGACGCGGTTCAACAGCTCCCGGACAACGATACCGCCAAATCCTATTTGGTGGATTTCTTGCTTGAAAAGCGCAGTCCGGAAGTGGCAACCGCCGAGTTGTTGCCGATGATCGAAAAGAAACCGGACGCTTACGATTTGCGCTTCAAACTGGCCAACATCCAGCTAGGGCTGAAGCAAGTCGATAAGGCCGAAGCCACGTTAAAAGAGGTGGTCGAGCTCGATAAACTGGGAGCCAGCGGTATCAGTGCCCGCAACAAGTTGGCCGCGTTGTATTCGATGACCAAGCGCGTCGATGAAGCGAAGGTCTTGAACAAGGAGGTGTTGGACAACAATCCGCGTGATGCCGAGGCGTTGACCTTGCGGGGCCAATTCGCGCTGAACGACAACAAAATGCCGGAAGCGATTTCCGATTTCCGTTCGGTACTGGTCGATCAGCCCAACAATATTGCGGTCTTGAAATTGCTGGCCGCGGCACATCTGCGTAACAATGAAGATGAACTGGCTAGGGAAAACATGGAAAAAGTCGTCGCGGCGGCTCCCGCCGACGAGGTCGCGCGCATGGATTTGGCGGGCTTGTTCATGAAGGCGGGTCGGCAGGATCAAGCCAAGCAGCAGTTGGAAGCGTTGATCAAGGCCAACCCTAAAAGTTTGAAAGGTTTGGAAGCATTGTTTAAGTTCGAACTCAGTCAAAAGCACTGGGATAAAGCCCAGGATGTCGCGACCCAGGTACAGCAACTATCCGATAAGGATGCCACCGGTTTTTATATGTCGGGATTGGGTTATCAGGCTGAAAACAAGCTGGATGCCAGTGTCGAGGCCTTTCAAAAAGCCTTGGACCGCAAACCCGATGCGATCGAGCCGCTAACCGAGATGGTCAAAAGTTTGTTGGTGTTGAAGCAGCCCGAGAAGGCCGTCGCCAAACTGCAACAAGTCATCAAACAGCAGCCCGACCATTTCGTCGCCTACAATTTGCTTGGTGGCGTTTATTTGAACCAACAAAAATTTGCCGACGCCAAAGCCATCTATCAAAAGGCGTTGACAATCAAACCCGAATGGTACAGCCCGTATCGGAACTTGGCGTTGATCGAACTCGCGCAGAAGAATCAGCCCGAAGCTGAAGCAATCTACCGCAAAGGCATCGAAAAAACCAATGGCGCACTGGAGCTGGTCGACGACTTGGCGCGGCTGATACACCGTAGCGGTAATCACGAGAAGGTTTTGGCTCTCTACGAAGAGTCTTATAAAGCCCATCCGGATTCGGCGGTGGCGGTCAATAATTTGGCCAGCTACATTTCCGATTTCGCGGCGACGCCCGAGAATTTGCAGCGCGCCGAGAAAATGGCCGAACCTTTGGCTAAGGCGAACAACGCGAACTTGCTGGATACCGTCGGTTGGATTGCTTACAAACAGGGCAAGTTCGACAGAGCCAAGGAGTTGTTGCTACAGGTTGTCGAGAAAGCACCGAATGCCGCGATCAGCCGCTACCACCTAGGAATGGTGTATTTCAAACTGAACGATACCGTTAATGCCAAGGAGCAATTGCAAAAGGCGGTGGACGGTAAGGTTGAATTCGACGGCTTAGCGGAAGCCAAGGAAACGTTGGCGAAGCTTTAA
- a CDS encoding CpsD/CapB family tyrosine-protein kinase → MNSIENLADKNTANPAAGLPSDKVNIAYTQTKVQKADERLLKQNRIISAFPQGKWLESYRMLRTRCLQQMDAMEWKTVAITSTGSGTGNSLTAANLAISMAMELDRTALLVDANLQNPSQHQLFGFPQGAGLSDYLLNDSELSTMLVNPGIERLVVLPAGKPLFNSTEMLRSPKMVRLVNELKSRYPSRIIIFDMPPILSHDDTLGFSPYVDCVLLVVDEGHTKTEELKHAANLLKGIDLLGSVFNKATDDKLSFEQV, encoded by the coding sequence ATGAACTCCATCGAAAATTTAGCGGATAAAAATACCGCAAACCCGGCCGCCGGGCTGCCTAGCGATAAAGTCAACATCGCCTACACCCAAACCAAGGTACAAAAAGCCGACGAGCGCCTGCTCAAGCAAAATCGGATCATATCCGCCTTCCCTCAGGGCAAATGGCTGGAGTCCTATCGCATGCTGCGCACCCGTTGCTTGCAGCAAATGGATGCGATGGAATGGAAAACCGTAGCCATCACCAGCACAGGCTCCGGAACCGGCAATAGCCTCACCGCCGCCAATCTAGCCATCAGCATGGCGATGGAGTTGGACCGCACCGCATTATTGGTGGACGCCAATTTGCAAAATCCCAGCCAGCATCAGTTGTTCGGCTTTCCACAAGGCGCCGGCCTCAGCGACTATCTGCTCAACGACAGCGAATTGAGCACGATGCTGGTCAACCCCGGTATCGAACGCCTAGTGGTTTTGCCGGCCGGCAAACCGCTGTTCAATTCGACCGAGATGTTGCGTTCTCCGAAAATGGTTCGTCTGGTTAACGAACTGAAAAGCCGCTATCCGTCGCGGATTATCATATTCGACATGCCGCCGATACTGTCGCACGACGACACCTTGGGTTTCTCGCCCTACGTCGATTGCGTGTTGCTGGTCGTTGACGAAGGACATACCAAAACCGAGGAGCTAAAACACGCCGCAAATTTGCTGAAAGGCATAGACTTGCTCGGCAGCGTATTCAATAAAGCCACCGACGACAAACTCTCTTTCGAACAAGTCTGA
- a CDS encoding lipopolysaccharide biosynthesis protein, with translation MDNQTLDIKDYLKIIKRRRRFLYIPFLIIACIAAVLAVALPATYRSTSTILIEAQEIPVDLVRSTVTTFADQRIQIISQRIMTRPNLSEIIRKYDLYADNRKSEPEEKILEKMRSRIKVETISADVADQRNGKPTQATIAFTLTFDDRSPVLAQKVANELTSLFLKENIKARTESAENAAMFLSEESKRLKVKIQEIQNALANFKEKNLNQLPQISALNQQELTSLSNQLLSLDSQERSLQDRRFYLEGELAQLDPNALAVNATGNRVFDMKDRLKELQSQYPSVLSTHSASHPDVIKIKREIDSLQKEIGSNDDLNKLNAELTDKKAEQALLLKQYSEKHPDVQKLQKQITALQQSLVEAKSSGYSNVSLKPDNPAYITLKSQLDSVNTEIESLNYTRGKIQTKMEDLRSSLRQAPLVEKEYSDLIQELDNTNLRYREVSAREMEAQISQQLELERKGERFTLIDPPQEPLEPFSPNRIAILVLGIVFAGACGFGAVALTEMVDSTINSPKAVAAILGAEPLATIPYLESQQEKEQQSKHRLILIIAAIGAGLAALIAFHFIVMPLDVFWYKLLRVAGNA, from the coding sequence GTGGACAATCAAACCCTCGACATCAAGGATTACCTAAAAATCATCAAGCGGCGCAGGCGGTTTTTATATATTCCCTTCCTGATCATTGCATGTATCGCCGCCGTTCTCGCCGTAGCCTTGCCGGCCACCTATCGCTCGACTTCCACAATTTTGATCGAAGCGCAGGAAATTCCGGTCGACTTGGTACGCTCGACCGTGACAACCTTCGCCGATCAGCGGATTCAAATTATCAGCCAGCGCATCATGACCCGGCCCAACCTGTCGGAAATCATTAGAAAGTACGATCTCTATGCCGACAACCGCAAGAGCGAACCAGAAGAAAAAATCCTGGAGAAAATGCGCAGCCGAATTAAGGTCGAAACCATCAGCGCCGACGTGGCCGACCAACGTAATGGTAAACCCACTCAAGCGACGATCGCCTTTACGCTGACATTCGACGATCGTTCGCCGGTTTTGGCGCAAAAAGTCGCCAACGAACTGACGTCGTTGTTCTTGAAAGAAAACATCAAAGCGCGTACCGAATCCGCTGAAAATGCCGCGATGTTCCTCAGCGAGGAATCCAAGCGCCTGAAGGTCAAGATCCAGGAAATTCAAAATGCGTTAGCCAACTTCAAGGAAAAAAACCTGAATCAATTGCCGCAAATTAGCGCCTTGAACCAACAAGAACTGACGTCCCTAAGCAACCAACTGTTGTCGCTGGACAGTCAGGAGCGCTCGCTGCAGGACCGGCGTTTTTATCTGGAGGGCGAACTGGCTCAACTCGATCCCAATGCGCTGGCGGTCAATGCCACCGGCAACCGGGTTTTCGATATGAAAGACCGTTTGAAGGAACTGCAATCGCAATATCCCTCGGTTTTATCGACCCATTCCGCAAGCCATCCGGACGTCATTAAAATCAAGCGCGAAATCGATTCCTTACAGAAAGAAATCGGCTCCAACGACGACCTTAACAAATTGAACGCCGAGCTGACCGACAAAAAAGCCGAGCAAGCCCTGCTATTGAAGCAATACTCCGAGAAACACCCGGATGTACAAAAATTGCAGAAGCAGATCACCGCGTTGCAACAAAGCCTGGTGGAAGCGAAATCGTCGGGCTACAGCAATGTTTCGTTAAAACCGGACAATCCGGCCTATATCACATTGAAATCGCAGCTTGATTCGGTCAATACCGAAATCGAATCACTTAATTACACTCGCGGAAAAATCCAAACCAAAATGGAGGATCTGCGTAGTAGCCTGCGCCAAGCGCCTTTGGTCGAAAAGGAATACAGCGATTTGATCCAAGAACTGGACAACACCAATCTGCGCTACCGCGAAGTGAGCGCCCGCGAGATGGAAGCGCAAATCTCGCAACAATTGGAATTAGAACGCAAGGGCGAGCGCTTTACCCTGATCGACCCGCCGCAAGAGCCGCTGGAGCCCTTTAGCCCCAACCGCATTGCAATCTTGGTGCTGGGCATAGTCTTCGCCGGTGCTTGCGGTTTCGGCGCCGTTGCGCTGACTGAAATGGTGGATTCCACAATCAATAGCCCAAAGGCCGTTGCCGCGATTCTAGGCGCGGAGCCGCTGGCTACGATACCGTATTTGGAAAGCCAGCAGGAGAAAGAACAGCAAAGCAAGCATCGGTTAATTCTGATTATCGCGGCGATCGGCGCCGGTCTTGCCGCGTTAATCGCATTTCATTTCATCGTCATGCCGCTCGACGTATTTTGGTACAAACTGCTGCGCGTCGCGGGCAACGCTTAA
- a CDS encoding polysaccharide biosynthesis/export family protein, with protein MKQVITLLSFCLLFPAVTRAEPELQATAIPSEPAVSPTPPPAPNVIVETTNYAAYQLSPGDALEVTVWKEEGLQQLQILIAPDGTIVFPLIGTVAASGKTISELKDNLTARLADYISDPSVSVKLLNNQGNSVFVIGKVNKPGQVFSGRRLDVLQALSLAGGLSIFAKEGSISILRRNGNEIQVFPFDYGDVIDGEDLEQNILLEPGDTVTVP; from the coding sequence TTGAAACAGGTAATTACTCTTTTGTCGTTTTGTCTGCTTTTTCCGGCGGTAACCCGCGCCGAGCCCGAACTCCAAGCCACCGCGATTCCGAGCGAACCGGCCGTTAGCCCAACCCCGCCGCCAGCACCCAACGTCATCGTCGAGACCACCAACTACGCGGCTTACCAACTGTCTCCCGGCGACGCCCTGGAAGTCACGGTGTGGAAGGAAGAAGGCTTGCAACAATTGCAGATCCTGATCGCTCCCGACGGGACCATCGTATTCCCGCTGATCGGCACCGTCGCCGCGTCCGGCAAAACCATCTCCGAATTGAAGGACAATCTGACGGCTCGTCTGGCCGATTACATCTCCGACCCGTCGGTCAGCGTCAAGCTGCTCAACAATCAAGGTAATTCAGTGTTCGTTATCGGCAAGGTCAACAAACCCGGTCAAGTGTTTTCCGGCCGGCGCCTGGACGTTCTGCAAGCACTCAGTTTGGCGGGCGGTTTGTCGATTTTTGCGAAGGAAGGCTCTATCAGTATCTTGCGCAGAAACGGCAATGAAATCCAAGTGTTTCCTTTTGACTACGGCGATGTCATCGATGGCGAAGATCTGGAACAGAACATACTGCTGGAACCCGGAGACACTGTTACCGTACCTTAA
- a CDS encoding HopJ type III effector protein has protein sequence MSKPMMLNEFLLKIRDDQPVTFQDSITVISENYHYQPTEFSNGSIEPLLNRAGQNEGSCKLFAFGALQGLTVEQTLSLFGDYYRKDVLEHPDGDDHQNIRRFMRDGWDGIRFSGEVLTAK, from the coding sequence ATGAGTAAGCCAATGATGCTTAACGAATTTTTACTGAAGATTCGAGATGACCAACCGGTGACATTTCAAGATTCGATCACCGTGATTTCGGAAAATTATCACTACCAGCCGACCGAATTCAGTAACGGGTCAATAGAGCCCTTGCTCAATCGCGCCGGGCAAAACGAAGGGTCGTGTAAGCTGTTTGCGTTCGGCGCGTTGCAGGGTTTGACGGTAGAGCAGACCTTGAGTTTGTTCGGCGATTATTATCGCAAGGACGTACTCGAACACCCGGATGGCGACGATCATCAAAATATTCGCCGTTTCATGCGCGACGGTTGGGACGGCATCCGCTTTAGCGGAGAGGTCTTGACGGCCAAATAA